A genome region from Hevea brasiliensis isolate MT/VB/25A 57/8 chromosome 7, ASM3005281v1, whole genome shotgun sequence includes the following:
- the LOC110673762 gene encoding uncharacterized protein LOC110673762 yields MGFSEVEKACKEHPYHNQKQGVCPSCLRERLSQLYVVVSSNKEAVAPSSSSMSFSSASSSTHISPVIHHHRHQRNISDIMGSISFRVSAGSGLKKSRSIAFVSRSSLVGELKHGTKKNKKGFWSKLLHLKGKNKEANIGGKIALNV; encoded by the coding sequence ATGGGTTTCTCAGAGGTAGAGAAAGCATGCAAGGAGCACCCATACCACAATCAAAAGCAAGGGGTTTGTCCATCATGTTTAAGAGAAAGATTATCTCAACTTTATGTAGTTGTTTCAAGCAACAAAGAAGCAGTGGCACCATCTTCTTCTTCGATGTCTTTTTCCTCTGCTTCATCTTCGACCCATATATCTCCAGTTATTCATCATCATCGTCATCAGCGAAACATTTCTGATATTATGGGTTCCATATCTTTCAGGGTAAGTGCAGGAAGTGGGTTAAAGAAGAGTAGATCGATTGCTTTTGTGTCGAGAAGCAGCCTTGTTGGAGAGTTGAAGCACGGGACGAAGAAGAATAAGAAAGGTTTTTGGTCAAAGTTACTTCATTTGAAGGGAAAGAATAAGGAGGCTAATATTGGTGGAAAGATTGCTTTGAATGTATAG